Proteins from a single region of Runella sp. SP2:
- a CDS encoding S41 family peptidase, whose amino-acid sequence MANRFFFCIFLLFVTESIAQNCECSAVLATYIQKTEANYAGFQDKVTAQTRPRYERLLDSLQTAARDLPGDKQCFQLVRAYKRFFKDGHFQVYFNEPEVVVPIRSISMDETKAKAYFDANKDKLHPLEGIWEIADGSYRVALMRDPQQPDKMAAVVLAAQNKKWQVGMVKFEAAASGLSPYKGVYWAGDLTSSPRTFSLEGNLLNIPNSGYWARQYPQKATPDELAKAQQAEEEFHVKAIDKQTFYVRIPSFGISFEMVDSVLKAHDATIRNSPHLIVDIRDNSGGMNASFPAILKYLNTHNFRDVYSHFRSTPDNLKAEQNIIDKALTQGWISAKEAKPWQESLAKSRLKVGQMVEYPADTMSYGEVLPYPQKVAVLMNENCYSSAEYFVFYAKQSKKVTLFGNHTGGMMDYGNVREHELPCKNFELRLPTTRTGWVDYAPIDNIGFQPDVQIPSSEKDWIKFVQNYWQSK is encoded by the coding sequence ATGGCAAACCGATTTTTTTTCTGTATTTTCTTACTTTTTGTAACTGAAAGTATTGCCCAAAACTGTGAATGCTCGGCGGTGTTGGCTACGTACATCCAGAAAACAGAAGCCAACTATGCAGGTTTTCAAGACAAGGTAACTGCTCAAACACGGCCACGGTACGAACGACTACTGGATAGTTTGCAAACGGCAGCCCGTGACTTACCAGGCGATAAACAGTGTTTTCAATTGGTACGGGCGTACAAGCGTTTTTTCAAGGATGGACATTTTCAAGTGTATTTCAATGAACCTGAAGTGGTAGTGCCTATTCGAAGCATTAGCATGGATGAGACCAAGGCAAAAGCTTATTTTGACGCAAACAAGGACAAACTACACCCCTTGGAAGGAATCTGGGAAATTGCGGATGGTAGTTACCGCGTTGCACTCATGCGTGACCCACAACAACCCGACAAAATGGCAGCGGTGGTGTTGGCGGCTCAAAATAAAAAATGGCAAGTAGGCATGGTGAAATTTGAAGCCGCCGCCAGTGGCCTAAGCCCTTATAAAGGAGTTTACTGGGCGGGCGACCTCACTTCTTCCCCACGGACTTTTTCGCTGGAAGGAAACTTGCTCAACATCCCTAATTCGGGCTATTGGGCGCGGCAGTATCCTCAAAAGGCAACCCCCGATGAACTTGCTAAAGCACAGCAGGCTGAGGAGGAGTTTCATGTAAAAGCAATTGACAAACAAACTTTTTACGTACGAATTCCTTCCTTTGGTATTTCCTTTGAAATGGTGGATAGCGTCTTGAAAGCGCACGATGCAACGATACGCAATTCCCCCCATTTGATTGTAGATATTCGTGACAACTCGGGTGGAATGAACGCTTCGTTTCCTGCCATTTTAAAGTACCTGAATACCCATAATTTTCGTGATGTTTACTCGCATTTTAGGAGCACGCCTGACAACCTGAAGGCAGAACAAAATATCATTGACAAAGCGCTGACTCAAGGGTGGATTTCGGCCAAAGAGGCAAAGCCTTGGCAGGAGAGTTTGGCTAAAAGCCGATTAAAAGTGGGGCAAATGGTGGAATATCCTGCCGATACGATGTCGTACGGGGAAGTGTTGCCGTATCCTCAAAAAGTAGCAGTGTTAATGAATGAAAACTGTTACAGCAGCGCGGAATACTTTGTGTTTTATGCCAAACAAAGTAAAAAAGTGACGCTTTTCGGCAACCATACGGGCGGAATGATGGACTATGGTAATGTGCGAGAACACGAGTTACCGTGCAAAAACTTTGAATTACGCTTGCCCACCACCCGCACAGGGTGGGTCGATTATGCCCCCATCGACAACATTGGTTTTCAGCCCGATGTGCAGATTCCAAGTTCGGAAAAAGATTGGATAAAATTTGTTCAAAATTACTGGCAATCAAAATAG